From the genome of Chroicocephalus ridibundus chromosome 1, bChrRid1.1, whole genome shotgun sequence, one region includes:
- the F10 gene encoding coagulation factor X, whose product MAGRLLLLLLCAALAGELRAEGGVFIEKENADKFLKRPKRANSFFEEVKKGNIERECNEERCSKEEAREAFEDLEKTEEFWNIYVDGNQCSSNPCHYGGQCKDGIGSYTCSCLDGYQGKNCEFVIPKYCKINNGDCEHFCSIKKSVQKNVLCSCAKGYTLAEDGKRCVSTEKYPCGKVLVKRKKRSVILPADNSNVTSDQDGPLTNGTSLEEDIVTTTESPTVPPGNGTSSKTPYVDTRIVGGNECRLGECPWQAVLLNEENEEFCGGTILNENFILTAAHCMNQSKEIKVVVGEVDREKKEQSESMHTVDKIFVHSKYIAETYDNDIALMKLKEPITFSEYVIAACLPEADFANEVLMNQRSGMVSGFGREFEGGRLSKKLKVLEVPYVDRNTCKQSTNFAVTENMFCAGYETEQKDACQGDSGGPHVTRYKDTYFVTGIVSWGEGCARKGKYGIYTKLSRFLRWVKTVMRQKF is encoded by the exons ATGGCCGGCcgcctgctgctcctcctgctctgcgCCGCGCTGGCGGGCGAGCTGCGGGCTGAAGGAGGCG TATTCATCGAGAAAGAAAATGCCGACAAGTTCTTGAAAAGACCAAAACGTGCTAACTCTTTTTTTGAGGAAGTGAAGAAAGGGAATATTGAAAGAGAATGCAATGAGGAGCGCTGCTCAAAAGAAGAAGCAAGAGAAGCCTTTGAAGACCTGGAGAAAACT GAGGAATTCTGGAACATCTATGTAG ATGGGAACCAGTGCAGCTCAAATCCTTGTCACTATGGTGGACAATGTAAAGATGGAATTGGTTCCTACACTTGCTCGTGCTTGGATGGTTATCAAGGCAAGAACTGTGAATTTG TCATACCAAAGTACTGCAAAATAAACAATGGTGACTGTGAGCACTTCTGCAGCATCAAAAAAAGTGTACAGAAGAATGTCTTGTGTTCCTGTGCAAAAGGGTATACTCTAGCAGAGGATGGCAAACGCTGTGTTTCAACAG AAAAGTATCCTTGTGGAAAAGttcttgtgaaaagaaaaaaaaggtcgGTTATTTTACCTGCTGATAATAGCAATGTAACTAGTGATCAAGATGGCCCTCTCACAAATGGAACAAGTTTGGAGGAGGACATTGTTACTACCACAGAAAGCCCAACTGTCCCTCCTGGCAATGGCACAAGTAGCAAGACTCCATATGTCGATACCAGGATAGTAGGTGGCAATGAGTGTCGTCTTGGCGAATGTCCATGGCAG GCTGTTCTGTTAAACGAGGAAAATGAAGAGTTTTGCGGTGGAactattttgaatgaaaattttaTACTTACTGCAGCTCATTGCATGAACCAATCTAAAGAAATCAAAGTTGTTGTTG GTGAAgtggacagagaaaagaaagaacagtcTGAATCGATGCATACTGTGGACAAAATATTTGTTCACTCTAAATACATTGCTGAGACTTACGATAATGACATAGCCTTAATGAAGCTGAAGGAACCTATAACGTTTTCTGAGTATGTTATCGCAGCGTGCCTCCCTGAAGCAGACTTTGCTAATGAAGTTCTGATGAACCAAAGATCTGGGATGGTTAGTGGCTTTGGGCGTGAATTTGAAGGTGGCCGACTATCCAAAAAACTGAAAGTGCTTGAAGTCCCCTATGTTGATAGGAACACTTGCAAGCAATCCACTAACTTTGCAGTAACAGAAAACATGTTCTGTGCTGGTTATGAAACAGAGCAAAAAGATGCTTGTCAAGGAGACAGTGGAGGTCCCCATGTAACCAGATATAAGGATACTTATTTTGTTACTGGAATTGTTAGCTGGGGAGAAGGATGTGCAAGGAAAGGCAAATACGGTATCTATACCAAACTGTCCAGGTTCTTACGCTGGGTAAAAACAGTCATGAGACAAAAGTTTTAG